One window from the genome of Lysobacter helvus encodes:
- the lolA gene encoding outer membrane lipoprotein chaperone LolA produces the protein MRKLIAFGLAATLSFTAAAGGRDDLNAFAKGLKGLDGTFTQQVFDANGKKKEASSGRVAMSAPRLFRWEYAKPFEQLIVADGKTVWVYDPDLKQVTKRAQGVEEQSSPLAALIDPSRLDKEFLVKELPATDGMDWIELRPRTSDNASFESARLGFDAKGGLSRMRIVDPLGQRTELTFAGWKRNPSFAKGTFTYAPPKGVDVVSGG, from the coding sequence ATGCGCAAGCTGATCGCCTTCGGCCTCGCCGCGACGCTGTCGTTCACCGCCGCCGCCGGCGGGCGCGATGACCTCAATGCCTTCGCAAAGGGCCTCAAGGGCCTGGACGGCACGTTCACGCAGCAGGTCTTCGACGCCAACGGCAAGAAGAAGGAAGCCTCGAGCGGCCGCGTCGCGATGTCGGCGCCGCGCCTGTTCCGCTGGGAATACGCCAAGCCCTTCGAACAACTGATCGTTGCCGATGGCAAGACCGTCTGGGTGTACGACCCCGACCTCAAGCAAGTCACCAAGCGCGCGCAGGGCGTGGAAGAACAGAGCTCGCCGCTGGCCGCGCTGATCGATCCCTCGCGCCTGGACAAGGAATTCCTGGTGAAGGAATTGCCCGCCACCGACGGCATGGACTGGATCGAACTGCGCCCGCGCACCAGCGACAACGCCAGCTTCGAATCCGCGCGCCTGGGCTTCGACGCCAAGGGCGGCCTGTCGCGCATGCGCATCGTCGATCCGCTGGGCCAGCGCACCGAGCTCACGTTCGCGGGCTGGAAGCGCAACCCGAGCTTCGCGAAGGGCACCTTCACGTACGCGCCGCCGAAGGGCGTGGACGTCGTCTCCGGCGGCTGA
- a CDS encoding NUDIX hydrolase gives MSYREGRFWQPDVTVATIVVRDGRLLVVEERVNGQLVLNQPAGHLEPDESLVEAALRETREETGWDVRLTGFVGAYQWKAETGRHYLRFAFSAEPERHDPDRKLDTGIERALWMTPAELDAARDRHRSPLVWRAVADHLAGRRHPLSMVQQLA, from the coding sequence GTGAGCTACCGCGAGGGCCGCTTCTGGCAACCCGACGTCACCGTGGCCACGATCGTGGTCCGCGACGGGCGCCTGCTGGTCGTCGAGGAACGCGTCAACGGCCAGCTCGTGCTCAACCAGCCCGCCGGGCACCTGGAACCGGATGAAAGCCTGGTCGAGGCCGCGCTGCGCGAAACGCGCGAGGAAACCGGTTGGGACGTGCGCCTCACCGGGTTCGTCGGTGCGTACCAGTGGAAGGCCGAGACCGGCCGCCACTACCTGCGCTTCGCGTTCTCCGCCGAACCCGAACGCCACGATCCCGACCGCAAGCTCGACACCGGCATCGAACGCGCGCTGTGGATGACGCCCGCCGAACTCGACGCCGCCCGCGACCGCCATCGCAGCCCGCTGGTGTGGCGCGCGGTCGCCGACCACCTCGCCGGCCGCCGCCATCCGCTGTCGATGGTCCAGCAGCTGGCGTGA
- the aat gene encoding leucyl/phenylalanyl-tRNA--protein transferase, whose translation MSAHAPVMLGPGIPFPPADHALEDPNGLLAIGGDLSPGRLLDAYRHGIFPWYSAGQPILWWSPDPRMVFHTDRVRLSSRFRRTLRHSTWRVRADTRFDDVVDACARIPRPGQRGTWITPAMRRAYGELHRLGHAHSVEVLDGDRLVGGIYGVAIGAMVFGESMFSAESGGSKVALAALARALHAWGYPLIDAQVENDHLPTLGAQSLPRQAFLDRVQALVQAPESPGAWTDRFGTLPAADLAR comes from the coding sequence ATGAGTGCGCACGCCCCGGTGATGCTCGGCCCGGGCATCCCCTTCCCGCCCGCGGACCACGCGCTCGAAGATCCCAACGGCTTGCTCGCGATCGGCGGCGACCTGTCGCCCGGGCGCTTGCTCGATGCGTACCGGCACGGGATTTTCCCGTGGTATTCCGCGGGGCAACCGATCCTGTGGTGGTCGCCGGATCCGCGCATGGTGTTCCACACCGATCGCGTGCGGTTGTCGTCGCGCTTCCGGCGCACGTTGCGCCATTCGACGTGGCGCGTGCGCGCGGATACGCGTTTCGACGACGTCGTCGACGCCTGCGCCCGCATCCCGCGCCCCGGCCAGCGCGGTACGTGGATCACGCCGGCGATGCGTCGCGCCTACGGGGAATTGCATCGCCTGGGGCATGCGCACAGCGTCGAAGTGCTCGACGGCGACCGGCTGGTGGGGGGCATCTACGGCGTGGCGATCGGCGCGATGGTGTTCGGCGAAAGCATGTTCAGCGCCGAATCGGGCGGATCGAAAGTCGCGCTGGCCGCCCTCGCCCGCGCCCTGCATGCGTGGGGATACCCGCTGATCGACGCGCAGGTGGAGAACGACCACCTGCCGACATTGGGCGCGCAATCGCTGCCGCGGCAGGCCTTCCTCGACCGCGTGCAGGCCCTGGTGCAGGCCCCGGAATCCCCGGGCGCATGGACCGATCGCTTCGGCACCCTGCCCGCCGCCGACCTCGCCCGCTGA
- a CDS encoding GNAT family N-acetyltransferase, producing MAQARIFGALGSVPAAQWDALHDGGNPFVSHAFLAGLEDTGCLRPTYGWTPCHVGVFEGDALIAAAPGYRKRNSHGEFVFDHAWAQAYARHGLHYFPKWLGAVPYTPVTGPRLLARDDAARAALVSAIVGFTRDAGWSSAHVNFHRDDEAAAFDDTWIPRIDVQYHWRNFGGWRTFDDYLGAMDHKHRKNIRQERAKLARHGVGFRVVHGDEASEADLAAMHGFYLQTFHEYGNTPALTLEFLRHLARTMPRALVLVLGERDGEAIAGALCLRGGDTLYGRYWGANELLPGVHFETCYYQGIDYCLREGLTRFEPGAQGEHKLARGFLPTLVHSRHWIADPDFAAAIRPWCAEEAASVRGYQAALDAHSPFRAGTGA from the coding sequence ATGGCGCAAGCGCGCATCTTCGGCGCGCTTGGATCCGTCCCCGCGGCGCAGTGGGATGCGCTGCACGATGGCGGCAATCCGTTCGTTTCGCATGCGTTCCTCGCCGGGCTGGAAGACACCGGATGCCTGCGTCCGACCTACGGTTGGACGCCATGCCACGTGGGGGTGTTCGAAGGCGACGCCCTCATCGCCGCCGCGCCCGGTTACCGCAAGCGCAACTCGCACGGCGAATTCGTGTTCGACCATGCCTGGGCACAGGCCTACGCGCGGCACGGATTGCACTACTTCCCGAAATGGCTGGGCGCGGTGCCGTACACGCCGGTGACCGGGCCGCGCCTGCTGGCGCGCGATGATGCGGCACGCGCGGCGCTGGTCTCGGCGATCGTCGGGTTCACGCGCGACGCCGGCTGGTCGTCCGCGCACGTGAACTTCCATCGCGACGACGAAGCCGCGGCGTTCGACGACACATGGATCCCGCGCATCGACGTGCAGTACCACTGGCGCAACTTCGGCGGCTGGCGCACGTTCGATGATTACCTCGGCGCGATGGACCACAAGCACCGCAAGAACATCCGCCAGGAACGCGCGAAGCTGGCGCGGCACGGCGTCGGATTCCGCGTGGTGCACGGCGACGAAGCGAGCGAGGCCGACCTCGCGGCGATGCACGGCTTCTACCTGCAGACCTTCCACGAATACGGCAACACGCCGGCGCTGACGCTCGAGTTCCTGCGCCATCTCGCGCGCACCATGCCGCGCGCGCTCGTGCTGGTGCTCGGCGAACGCGACGGCGAAGCGATCGCCGGTGCCCTCTGCCTGCGGGGTGGCGACACGCTGTACGGGCGCTACTGGGGCGCGAACGAACTGCTGCCCGGCGTGCATTTCGAAACCTGCTACTACCAGGGCATCGACTACTGCCTGCGCGAAGGCCTCACGCGCTTCGAGCCCGGTGCGCAGGGCGAACACAAGCTCGCGCGCGGTTTCCTGCCGACGCTGGTGCACAGCCGGCACTGGATCGCCGATCCGGATTTCGCCGCGGCGATCCGCCCGTGGTGCGCGGAGGAAGCGGCGTCGGTGCGCGGATACCAGGCGGCACTCGACGCGCATTCGCCGTTTCGCGCGGGCACCGGCGCATGA
- the clpS gene encoding ATP-dependent Clp protease adapter ClpS: MARKHEHERDHGAMVETSKPETARPPLYSVLLLNDDYTPMDFVVDVLMRFFAMNLEKATQVMLHVHTRGRGVCGVFTRDVAESKVAQVNEYARVNQHPLLCTMEKA; the protein is encoded by the coding sequence ATGGCCCGCAAGCACGAACACGAACGCGACCACGGCGCGATGGTCGAGACCAGCAAGCCGGAAACCGCGCGTCCGCCCCTGTATTCCGTCCTCCTCCTCAACGACGACTACACGCCGATGGACTTCGTCGTGGACGTCCTGATGCGGTTTTTCGCCATGAACCTCGAAAAGGCGACCCAGGTGATGCTGCACGTCCACACCCGCGGGCGCGGCGTCTGCGGCGTGTTCACGCGCGACGTCGCAGAGTCGAAGGTGGCACAGGTCAACGAATACGCACGGGTCAACCAACACCCCTTGCTGTGCACCATGGAAAAGGCGTAA
- a CDS encoding DNA translocase FtsK, producing MAAARPDTERATQRRTKRAAAPSSGGGTRRQKLWRDLALIAIAPLLLYLLASLVTYSPEDPGWSHSGSVTAPLHNFGGIVGAWIADVMLYLCGFVAFLLPLMLGLIAWIALFGMDSDGDGEADLGPALRLVGIVGFLVSAAGFLHLRLGGAPDFSAGSGGILGQLVGRSLFHAFGPVGANLFLVALLLISTTLATGLSWLTVMDKLGQWVLALGPLFRRSSQQAAEWQQARAFREEREETRKIETELRAKRAPVKIEPPPAPVVEKSDRAKREQQIPLFHVGDGTGIPPLALLDDPKPQPKGYSEETLETISRQIEFKLKDFRIDAQVVGAYPGPVITRFELEPAPGVKVSQISSLDKDIARGLSVKSVRVVDVIPGKSVVGLETPNTSREMIYLSELLRSKEYDKSPSPLTLALGKDIAGRPTVADLQRMPHLLVAGTTGSGKSVAVNAMVLSLLYKASAKDVRMLMIDPKMLELSVYQGIPHLLAPVVTDMKEAANGLRWCVAEMERRYKVMSAVGVRNLAGFNKKVKDAIDAGQPLMDPLFKPNPELGEAPRPLEPLPFIVVFIDEFADMMMIVGKKVEELIARLAQKARAAGIHLILATQRPSVDVITGLIKANIPTRIAFQVSSKIDSRTILDQSGAETLLGHGDMLYLPPGTAMPERVHGAFVSDEEVHRVVEHLKQVGGRPDYIEGVLDEVQTMGDGVVVGATGLPESGGGGGDESDPLYDEAVRIVTETRRASISGVQRRLKIGYNRAARLIEAMEAAGVVTPPEHNGDRSVLAPPPPK from the coding sequence GTGGCAGCAGCACGTCCCGACACGGAACGCGCGACCCAACGCAGGACGAAGCGTGCAGCCGCACCTTCGTCCGGCGGGGGCACGCGTCGGCAGAAGCTCTGGCGCGACCTGGCCCTCATCGCCATCGCGCCCCTGCTGCTGTACCTGCTCGCCAGCCTGGTCACGTATTCGCCGGAAGATCCGGGCTGGTCGCATTCGGGCAGCGTCACGGCGCCCTTGCACAACTTCGGCGGCATCGTCGGCGCGTGGATCGCCGACGTCATGTTGTACCTCTGCGGTTTCGTCGCCTTCCTGCTTCCGCTGATGCTGGGACTCATCGCGTGGATCGCGTTGTTCGGCATGGACAGCGACGGCGATGGCGAAGCCGACCTCGGGCCTGCGTTGCGGCTCGTCGGCATCGTGGGATTCCTCGTTTCGGCGGCGGGCTTCCTGCACCTGCGCCTTGGCGGTGCGCCGGATTTCTCGGCGGGCAGCGGCGGCATCCTGGGACAACTCGTCGGGCGTTCGCTGTTCCATGCGTTCGGGCCCGTCGGCGCCAATCTCTTCCTCGTCGCGTTGCTGCTGATTTCCACCACGCTCGCCACCGGCCTCTCGTGGCTCACGGTGATGGACAAGCTCGGGCAGTGGGTGCTCGCGCTGGGGCCGTTGTTCCGCCGCAGTTCGCAGCAGGCCGCCGAATGGCAGCAGGCGCGTGCGTTCCGCGAAGAGCGCGAAGAAACGCGCAAGATCGAAACCGAACTGCGTGCGAAACGCGCACCGGTCAAGATCGAACCGCCGCCGGCGCCCGTCGTGGAGAAGAGCGACCGCGCCAAGCGCGAACAGCAGATCCCGCTGTTCCATGTCGGCGACGGCACCGGCATTCCGCCGCTCGCCTTGCTCGACGATCCCAAGCCGCAGCCGAAGGGCTACAGCGAGGAAACGCTCGAGACGATCTCGCGCCAGATCGAATTCAAGCTCAAGGATTTCCGCATCGATGCGCAGGTGGTCGGTGCGTATCCGGGCCCGGTGATCACGCGCTTCGAACTGGAGCCCGCACCGGGCGTCAAGGTCAGCCAGATTTCCTCGCTCGACAAGGACATCGCGCGCGGCCTGTCGGTGAAGTCGGTGCGCGTGGTCGACGTGATCCCCGGCAAGTCCGTCGTCGGCCTGGAAACGCCGAACACCTCGCGCGAGATGATCTACCTCAGCGAGCTGCTGCGTTCGAAGGAATACGACAAGTCGCCCAGCCCGCTCACGCTGGCGCTCGGCAAGGACATCGCCGGCCGTCCCACCGTCGCCGACCTGCAGCGCATGCCGCACTTGCTGGTGGCGGGTACCACGGGCTCGGGTAAATCCGTCGCGGTCAACGCGATGGTGTTGTCGCTGCTGTACAAGGCGTCCGCGAAGGACGTCCGCATGTTGATGATCGATCCGAAGATGCTCGAGTTGTCCGTGTACCAGGGCATCCCGCATCTCCTCGCGCCGGTCGTCACCGACATGAAGGAAGCGGCCAACGGCCTGCGCTGGTGCGTGGCCGAAATGGAACGCCGCTACAAGGTCATGTCCGCCGTCGGCGTGCGCAACCTGGCCGGCTTCAACAAGAAAGTGAAGGACGCCATCGACGCGGGCCAGCCGCTGATGGATCCGCTGTTCAAGCCGAACCCCGAACTCGGCGAAGCGCCGCGTCCGCTGGAACCGCTGCCCTTCATCGTCGTGTTCATCGACGAATTCGCCGACATGATGATGATCGTCGGCAAGAAGGTCGAAGAACTCATCGCGCGCCTGGCGCAGAAAGCGCGCGCGGCAGGCATCCATCTCATCCTCGCCACGCAGCGTCCGTCGGTGGATGTCATCACCGGCCTGATCAAGGCCAACATCCCCACGCGCATCGCGTTCCAGGTGTCGAGCAAGATCGACTCGCGCACCATCCTCGACCAGTCGGGCGCGGAAACACTGCTCGGCCACGGCGACATGCTGTACCTCCCGCCGGGCACCGCGATGCCCGAGCGCGTGCACGGCGCGTTCGTGTCGGACGAGGAAGTGCATCGCGTCGTCGAACACCTCAAGCAGGTCGGCGGCCGCCCCGATTACATCGAAGGCGTGCTCGACGAAGTGCAAACGATGGGCGATGGCGTCGTCGTCGGCGCGACCGGCCTGCCGGAATCCGGCGGCGGGGGCGGGGACGAGTCCGATCCGCTGTACGACGAAGCGGTGCGCATCGTCACCGAGACGCGCCGCGCCTCGATCTCCGGCGTGCAACGCCGCCTGAAGATCGGCTACAACCGCGCCGCGCGCCTGATCGAAGCGATGGAAGCCGCGGGCGTGGTCACGCCGCCGGAGCACAACGGCGACCGCAGCGTGCTGGCACCGCCACCGCCGAAGTGA
- the trxB gene encoding thioredoxin-disulfide reductase, with the protein MTTSKHCRLLILGSGPAGWTAAVYAARGNLHPVVITGLQQGGQLMTTTEVDNWPGDAHGLMGPALMERMQAHAERFEAEVIFDHIHTADLSQRPFRLKGDAGEYTADALIISTGATAKYLGLESEQHYLGRGVSACATCDGFFFKDMDVAVVGGGNTAVEEALYLSNIARKVYIVHRRDTLRAEKIMQDKLFAKIQSGKIVPVWHHVVEEVVGNDAGVTGLKVKSTQDGTSQVLDIHGLFVAIGHTPNTSLFEGQLAMNNGYLEIRSGLSGMATQTSVPGVFAAGDVADQVYRQAVTSAGFGCMAALDAEKFLDKES; encoded by the coding sequence ATGACCACTTCCAAGCACTGCCGCCTGCTCATCCTCGGTTCCGGCCCCGCCGGCTGGACCGCCGCCGTCTATGCCGCGCGCGGCAACCTCCACCCGGTGGTGATCACCGGCCTGCAGCAGGGCGGCCAGCTGATGACGACCACCGAGGTCGACAACTGGCCCGGCGATGCGCACGGCCTGATGGGCCCGGCGCTGATGGAGCGCATGCAGGCGCACGCCGAGCGCTTCGAAGCCGAAGTCATCTTCGACCACATCCACACGGCCGACCTGTCGCAGCGGCCGTTCCGCCTGAAGGGCGACGCCGGCGAATACACCGCCGATGCGCTGATCATCTCCACCGGCGCCACCGCGAAGTACCTGGGGCTGGAATCGGAACAGCACTACCTCGGGCGCGGCGTCTCGGCGTGCGCGACGTGCGACGGGTTCTTCTTCAAGGACATGGACGTGGCGGTGGTCGGCGGCGGCAACACCGCGGTCGAGGAAGCGCTGTACCTGTCCAACATCGCGCGCAAGGTCTACATCGTGCATCGCCGCGACACGCTGCGCGCCGAGAAGATCATGCAGGACAAGCTGTTCGCGAAGATCCAGTCCGGCAAGATCGTGCCGGTGTGGCACCACGTGGTCGAGGAAGTCGTCGGCAACGATGCGGGCGTGACCGGCCTGAAGGTGAAGTCCACGCAGGACGGCACCTCGCAGGTGCTCGACATCCACGGCCTGTTCGTCGCGATCGGCCACACGCCCAACACCTCGTTGTTCGAAGGCCAGCTGGCGATGAACAACGGCTACCTCGAGATCCGTTCGGGCCTGTCGGGCATGGCGACGCAGACGTCGGTGCCGGGCGTGTTCGCCGCGGGCGACGTGGCCGACCAGGTGTATCGCCAGGCGGTGACGTCGGCGGGCTTCGGGTGCATGGCCGCGCTGGATGCCGAGAAGTTCCTCGACAAGGAAAGTTGA
- the clpA gene encoding ATP-dependent Clp protease ATP-binding subunit ClpA, which produces MFSKDLEQTIGQCYKRAREARHEFMTVEHLLLALLDNPSAEAVLKAIGADFPRLRHELDKAIETSVARLADDDGRDTQPTLGFQRVLQRAVYHVQSSGKKEVTGANVLVAIYGEKDSHAVYFLNQQDVTRLDVVNYLSHGITRQGEGEESPQQDEAKQGEESEHKGDALAEFASNLNDLALAGKIDPLVGRSDEVERTIQVLCRRRKNNPLYVGEAGVGKTALAEGLAKRIVEGNVPEVLADAVIYALDLGALVAGTKYRGDFEKRLKAVLAQLKKHPGAILFIDEIHTIIGAGSASGGTMDASNLIKPVLASGELRCIGSTTFQEYRGIFEKDRALARRFQKIDIVEPTVGETFEILQGLKPRYESHHGVTYADEALQAAVDLSVKHIGDRLLPDKAIDVIDEAGARQRLLPAAVRKSLIDVEEIETIVAKMARIPAKQVSASDKDVLKNLDRNLKMVIFGQDPAIDTLVSAIKLARSGLGNPDKPIGNFLFAGPTGVGKTEVTRQLALQLGIELVRFDMSEYMEPHSVSRLIGAPPGYVGFDQGGLLTEKIVKTPHCVLLLDEVEKAHPDIFNILLQVMDRGTLTDTNGREANFKNVIVVMTTNAGAAQAARRTIGFTRQDHSTDAMEAIRRGFSPEFRNRLDAVVQFQALGFDHILRVVDKFLIELEVQLHDKNVSLSATPAARDWLAQHGFDPLMGARPMARVIQDKIKRPLADELLFGKLVGGGRVNIDVRDGELYVEASPEPEKLLPVTV; this is translated from the coding sequence ATGTTCAGCAAGGATCTCGAGCAGACCATCGGCCAGTGTTACAAGCGGGCACGCGAAGCGCGTCATGAGTTCATGACCGTCGAGCACCTGCTCCTCGCGCTGCTCGACAACCCCTCCGCCGAGGCCGTCCTCAAGGCCATCGGCGCGGATTTCCCCCGCCTGCGCCACGAACTCGACAAGGCCATCGAAACCTCGGTGGCGCGCCTTGCCGACGACGACGGCCGCGACACGCAACCCACGCTGGGCTTCCAGCGCGTGCTGCAGCGCGCCGTCTACCACGTGCAGTCCTCCGGCAAGAAGGAAGTCACCGGCGCCAACGTGCTGGTCGCCATCTACGGCGAGAAGGATTCGCACGCCGTCTATTTCCTGAACCAGCAGGACGTCACGCGCCTGGACGTCGTCAACTACCTGTCGCACGGCATCACGCGCCAGGGCGAAGGCGAGGAATCGCCGCAGCAGGACGAGGCCAAGCAGGGCGAGGAAAGCGAACACAAGGGCGACGCGCTCGCCGAGTTCGCGTCCAACCTCAACGACCTCGCGCTCGCCGGCAAGATCGATCCGCTCGTCGGCCGCAGCGACGAAGTGGAACGCACCATCCAGGTGCTGTGCCGCCGCCGCAAGAACAACCCGCTCTACGTCGGCGAAGCCGGCGTGGGCAAGACGGCGCTCGCCGAGGGCCTGGCCAAGCGCATCGTCGAAGGCAACGTGCCGGAAGTGCTGGCCGATGCCGTCATCTACGCGCTGGACCTCGGCGCGCTGGTCGCGGGCACCAAGTACCGCGGCGATTTCGAGAAGCGCCTGAAGGCGGTGCTCGCGCAGCTGAAGAAGCACCCGGGCGCGATCCTCTTCATCGACGAAATCCACACGATCATCGGCGCGGGCTCCGCGTCCGGCGGCACGATGGACGCGTCCAACCTGATCAAGCCGGTGCTCGCCTCGGGCGAACTGCGCTGCATCGGGTCCACCACGTTCCAGGAATACCGCGGCATCTTCGAGAAGGACCGCGCGCTCGCGCGGCGCTTCCAGAAGATCGACATCGTCGAGCCGACGGTGGGCGAGACCTTCGAGATCCTGCAGGGCCTCAAGCCGCGCTACGAATCGCACCACGGCGTCACCTACGCCGACGAAGCGCTGCAGGCCGCGGTGGACCTGTCGGTCAAGCACATCGGCGACCGCCTGCTGCCCGACAAGGCCATCGACGTCATCGACGAAGCCGGCGCGCGCCAGCGGTTGCTGCCGGCCGCCGTGCGCAAGTCGCTGATCGATGTCGAAGAGATCGAAACGATCGTGGCCAAGATGGCGCGCATCCCGGCCAAGCAGGTCAGCGCGTCGGACAAGGACGTGCTGAAGAACCTCGACCGCAACTTGAAGATGGTGATCTTCGGGCAGGACCCGGCGATCGACACCCTGGTCTCGGCCATCAAGCTCGCGCGCTCGGGCCTCGGAAATCCCGACAAGCCGATCGGCAACTTCCTGTTCGCCGGCCCTACCGGCGTGGGCAAGACCGAAGTCACGCGGCAGCTCGCGCTGCAGTTGGGCATCGAGCTCGTCCGCTTCGACATGTCCGAATACATGGAGCCGCATTCGGTCAGTCGCCTGATCGGCGCGCCCCCGGGTTACGTCGGTTTCGACCAGGGCGGCCTGCTGACGGAGAAGATCGTCAAGACGCCGCACTGCGTGCTGCTGCTCGACGAAGTCGAGAAGGCGCATCCGGACATCTTCAACATCCTGTTGCAGGTCATGGACCGCGGCACGCTCACCGACACCAACGGGCGCGAAGCCAACTTCAAGAACGTGATCGTGGTGATGACCACCAACGCCGGTGCGGCACAGGCCGCGCGTCGCACGATCGGCTTCACCCGCCAGGACCACAGCACGGATGCGATGGAAGCGATCCGCCGCGGCTTCAGCCCGGAATTCCGCAACCGCCTCGATGCGGTGGTGCAGTTCCAGGCGCTGGGCTTCGACCACATCCTGCGCGTGGTGGACAAGTTCCTGATCGAGCTCGAAGTGCAGCTGCACGACAAGAACGTCTCGCTGTCGGCCACGCCGGCCGCGCGCGACTGGCTGGCGCAGCACGGCTTCGACCCGCTGATGGGCGCACGCCCGATGGCCCGCGTGATCCAGGACAAGATCAAGCGGCCGCTGGCGGACGAACTGCTGTTCGGCAAGCTGGTGGGCGGCGGCCGGGTCAACATCGACGTGCGCGATGGCGAGTTGTACGTCGAGGCCTCGCCGGAGCCGGAAAAGCTGCTGCCGGTGACGGTGTAA
- the ald gene encoding alanine dehydrogenase gives MRIGVPKETKTLEGRVALVPAAAGDLVKRGHEVWLEQGAGLKSGFKDEQYTQLGVKIAPDAKSLYEKGELIVKVKEPIEGDLALLRKDHLLFCYLHLAAEPALTKRLLDIGLTSVAFETVELPNGDLPLLAPMSVIAGKIAVQVGTHLLHQPEGGKGKLLGGLPSTERGKVVVFGGGKAGRASAELAAAGGSNVVVFEMRQDRMEEMMQLGNNVTTLYPYADVVAREVASADLVVGAVLVTGARAPHVLTREMLKGMQDGSVVVDISIDQGGCFETSRPTTWKEPTYVEEGVTHFCVTNMPGAVPQTSSQAICAAILPWVNKLASGNWRDNQALVRGINTEAGKIVHPALQDMKL, from the coding sequence ATGCGCATCGGCGTACCCAAGGAAACCAAGACCCTCGAAGGCCGCGTGGCACTCGTGCCGGCCGCCGCGGGCGACCTCGTCAAGCGTGGCCACGAAGTGTGGCTGGAGCAGGGCGCGGGCCTGAAGAGCGGCTTCAAGGACGAGCAGTACACGCAGCTGGGCGTCAAGATCGCCCCGGATGCGAAGTCGCTCTACGAAAAGGGCGAACTCATCGTGAAGGTCAAGGAGCCGATCGAAGGCGACCTGGCCCTGCTGCGCAAGGACCACCTGCTGTTCTGCTACCTGCACCTGGCGGCCGAGCCCGCGCTGACCAAGCGCCTGCTGGACATCGGCCTGACGTCGGTCGCCTTCGAAACCGTCGAGCTGCCCAACGGCGACCTGCCGCTGCTGGCGCCGATGTCGGTGATCGCCGGCAAGATCGCGGTGCAGGTCGGCACGCACCTGCTGCACCAGCCCGAAGGCGGCAAGGGCAAGCTGCTCGGCGGCCTGCCGTCGACGGAGCGCGGCAAGGTCGTGGTGTTCGGCGGCGGCAAGGCCGGGCGCGCGTCGGCGGAACTCGCCGCGGCGGGCGGTTCGAACGTGGTCGTGTTCGAAATGCGCCAGGACCGCATGGAAGAAATGATGCAGCTGGGCAACAACGTGACCACGCTGTACCCGTACGCCGACGTCGTCGCGCGCGAAGTGGCCTCGGCCGACCTCGTCGTCGGCGCGGTGCTCGTCACCGGCGCCCGCGCGCCGCACGTGCTGACCCGCGAGATGCTCAAGGGCATGCAGGACGGCAGCGTGGTGGTGGACATCTCGATCGACCAGGGCGGCTGCTTCGAAACCTCGCGTCCGACCACCTGGAAGGAACCGACCTACGTGGAAGAGGGCGTCACCCACTTCTGCGTCACCAACATGCCGGGCGCCGTGCCGCAGACCAGCTCGCAGGCGATCTGCGCGGCCATCCTGCCGTGGGTAAACAAGCTTGCCTCGGGCAACTGGCGCGACAACCAGGCCCTGGTCCGCGGCATCAATACCGAAGCCGGCAAGATCGTGCATCCGGCGCTGCAGGACATGAAACTTTGA
- the infA gene encoding translation initiation factor IF-1 — protein MAKDDVIEFEGTVTETLPNTMFRVKLENGHEIIAHISGRMRKNYIRILTGDKVKVEMTPYDLTKGRITYRMK, from the coding sequence ATGGCCAAAGACGATGTCATCGAGTTCGAAGGGACGGTCACCGAAACCCTTCCGAACACCATGTTCCGGGTGAAGCTCGAGAACGGCCACGAGATCATCGCCCACATCTCCGGGCGCATGCGGAAGAACTACATCCGCATCCTCACCGGCGACAAGGTCAAGGTCGAAATGACGCCCTACGACCTGACCAAGGGGCGCATCACGTATCGCATGAAGTAA